The DNA region TTTGGAGACATATACACGGTACTTTAACGGTGTTAACACTGCTATAAACCTTTCTACAGAAATCATCACTGTTAAAGTAGAAGAAAGTACAAATGAAAAATTTCTCGTAAAGTTTGAGAACTTACAATATCCAACTGGAAAGAAACTATCATCATACATTGAATGGAATGGACTCAAGCTAGAAAACCACAAATTGATGGGCGAAGTCAGTAGAAATAAACAGTCTGAAATCGCTAGGTTCAACAAGTAGATATTCAATGAGTTGTACATATTATGTCGATTTGTACTCAAAACAACGATTATTGATATATTCCCTACAAGACCAATAATAACAATTGGTATCGATAGATATATTGCATAAGCGTCAAGATCACTCTTAAAATACGGATCCATAACTTCGTCCCAATCCTCGATCTCTTCCAACGAATAGTTTTCAGTTTTCATTGCAAAAATACGATATATTTAACTGGTAAATGAAATTCTTTACAAGATTTACTTTGTTTATAACCTGTCACGGTGTTTGATTTTGCTAGTATGTTCACGATGAATGATGTTAATGCAACATTTGTTCTCATATTTATAACTTTGACAATATTTGAGAGGGTAGAGGGCGCTCGAAATCTTAGAAATAATGATgatgtattaaaaatatatttggaatACTTGTATAAAAGAACATACATTGCTAACTAAAATCAGATACCATGTTCAATATAACATGAATCGAGTCAGATgaattttgtgacaaaaaaaaataagttaGTGGCTTCACAGTACCAAATAACATCTTCCAAATTAGTGATAACAAATAATTGTCCTTATTCGCGATATGACTTTTTGCATATAGTGTATTTTTACAATAGAAAAAGTTATTACACTTGAAGCTGTTCCATAGAATAAGATTATAGAcaacaagttacatgaaatgtcgatttttttttaaacaataaaaaaaaaagaaataaaattagaaatatCGCTAAAgagaaaacacaattattattcttttcaaTATTTTCCCAGCTAATACTTGAAGTTTCAGATTACTtcttatgaaataataattatgcatacaactggtcacagcgaggagTTTGAGCTAGAAGGTTAGCTTTAAAAAGCTCCTGTTGATTACGCTTTATGTCAAGACTCACTAAACGCTTTTGATTGAATTCTAGAAATTATCCTACGAGCATAGAAATCCTTGTAATCATCTGGTAGATTGTTCAAAGCAGTAATGGCACGATCTACTATCTGCATTGCTTTTGTTGCTGCTAATGGGTCTTTGTTTCCATATACATCTTTATGATCATAAGCAGACGGTTCCAAGTGTTGCCAAAAAATATTGACAGCAACTCCGAAGTCCAAGCTAGTAACGTTGTGAAACCATaatgcttttaaaaaattaatacttTATAAGTATAGTATAAGAAAGAAAGAGAGGCTAACATACGGGGACATTGAGACTCTGCTAATGAAAAAAGAGAGAAGAGAAACATGATGGGGATCTGAATGGAGGTAGAAGCAACCTAAAGAGATGGAGAGAATATGATCAAGATGATTTGTATACAATGTATATACCGTAAGCTTAGAGGTACTTTCAGACTACAGTAGAACTTTTGGGACACTGTCTCGAAAAATGAGCAGGTTTTAACATCCTGGCCAACCTCTATTTAAAGGACACTTTGAATTGTCCTGaagatgtccctttaatattaattgtactgtatttaatgtTCTTTATTGAAGGCACTAATGTTTGATCTTTTTACCTCTATGATTGAGAGCTCTATAAAACCAAAACTTGAGTAGCCTCTCTGCACTAGCTAGATTTAtctttaataacaattaaaaataatatttttaaatataataacaaaagaattaCCTGGAATAAACAGAACATCACCTGGTTCAAGTATGCACTCATACcatgtaacatttttaaataatggatATTTAGAATAATCAGcattttcaatatcaatcaCTTCAGATTTATcacctaaaaaaaataattgatgtaattgttataaataaattaaatcaatggTGGATTCAGATAAAGTACATTTCTGCTCTaaagtataacaaataaaatgataatattaatgatgagataatgataatgatgatgagccTACTCCAAATCAATGGGGCTTGagcaaaaaaaaaccattttttaaatattatactcACCAACAAGGTATAAATTTAAAGCATCTTTTGGGCTAAAAAGTACAACCTTTTTCCTACCATTGACTTGAATTAATATATTATCCATTAcctgaaatattaaaaagacaTTCTTGTAAAGCTGCATTTTATATCAGCACACATTATTACGTGAATTGTTTGctttgtttaggcctatgtgtattgtgttatcttaattatttaaacattactTGTATTTCAGTGAGACTAATCAAcccatttatttttctttaaaaactgCAGTTTCTAAAGATGGCTAATACAATAATAGTACATACAGTAAAGGCCTTTTCACACAGAGATTGTGGGAATATTTTGGTGAGAAAGCTGGAGTTTTTCCAAGTCTAGACACAAGTTTTTCCCTTAAAatgtattcacttagatagaagaatttgttaattttaagggtaagtgtttcccttagcctaagtagGAATGGTGAATACAGACAGAGCTTCACTACAAATCATGTGAATACAGTAATGAACTTACATCATAATGGGTCCATAATTGAACGCCAGCTGATCCAACTCGAAGTACACTTGAAAAAAATCTATCAGTATCAAAAAACTTTGGTATTTCTAAATCATTTGATAGCACTGGAAACAATCGTTGAAAGTTAGATATATCCTATAGCgtaaaagaaaatgtattacAAATACATGGTATGAttgtgaaattaaattaaaatcatcTTGCTCAAAACCATATCTGATTTTTTAAGAATACATGTGCACTTTTTACTTATCaaattttttattgaatttgtacctcaagaaaagtctgattttgggagagtttctggtttcagagagtccggtattgggagagtcaactgtacagtatttatgaTATTTTGTATGAACCTTGTAatgttaataattgtattaatttaacataataaacaaaataataattgtataccTTTCTTGGGTCATCTCCAAGCGATCTTAGATAATACTTTTCATCCTAAAAAATTAAAGACTATTGGATTAACAGTCTTACCAAAAaggtaacttttaaaaatactacCCAGATTCTATACTTGCTTTTTTGACTGATGAATTTTGTTTTGGTGTTCATTCTATGAAATGAATGACTATCGATTTATTGATGCTTTTATTAATGATTGTTATCATTGAGATGATGTCTTGTTGATAATAATATGCTGTTATAAACTATTACTGATCATACCTCACTTAAAAAACATTCATGATTCTTTTCGCTTGCTGCTCTTTCAACGAAATCATCAAATGGTAATgttctaaaagaaaaaaaaaaaaaaaattttgattAGCAATCTAGGTGCTTGGCAAAACTTTGCACAAAGAACAACTTTATATGAAGTACACACTTACTTGTAACAGAAGTTCTTTTTAATGAAATCCATTTGAGGATTTGGGGAAACATGAATTTTCACTTGCTTCTTTCCAATAACTTCTTTCAGATAATCTTTGTCCCATTTCTCTTTACATTCACCAATTTTGACTCCTTTGAGGACAGCAGGCACACGCTGAAAAACATTAAACATAACAGTCCATGATTAGGCCTACCACCATCTCCATGATCATATCCTTTTTTAATTAATAGAATCCTTGGCCGTGTTGTGGCACTCTTTCCTTTGGTTGGTCCAGTTAAGAAAGAATCAGATAAGACTAAAGAGGCCCAGACCCAGTTATACACAAAAATATAGCTCTAGCAGTGTGCTATACaacaaacgcgaccgatttcaaacgcgacgcggccgctaggcctagctagtaaacaCTAAAAAGTATTTCACTAGGGCTAAATAGTTACAGTATTAACAAACACAAACCTTAGGGTATATTGTAGATCTAAAGATGTCTTGAGTGACAGTATCATATGTGCACACATTTATTTTTGCCATTGTTGTCTTCTTCATAAGAAATAAATAGAAACATGTTTTgttgacatttttaattttgtgtgACGTAACGCAAGTAACATGTATTCGAGTTATATTTGCTGTGAAAATCTTTCAACTAAAATTAACTGCCGACACTGCCCTGCTAGATTTCCAATAGAATTTTGTATAACTTTCTTTTTATACCAATCGAACACAAAATGCTAACTAAGGAACGTCGCTGCCGCATTTCTTTATCATTAAAAGGTTTCAAAATGTAtcaattaataaacattaaaatatttcatataaTGTGCTATAGGAATTACTTATAGAAACCTAATAAAAATTATCTAAAATATATTCTAAGTTATGAAATATAAGAATAAATATGCGAAGGTAATTATTCttcaataaaaaaacacaaaggTTTTTCATAAATATCTTGTATGACGTCACTTAGTTATTTCCTCAGCAACTTGAACACGTGATCAAAACAGTATGGCGGCGACCCAAAACAGTTTCAGTCGTCGTTTGTTGCGTTTGTTTTTAAACTAATTTCTTTTCCAACAATGTAGGTTTGGTGAGTCAACAGATTGATAAATCAGTAtacctaaaatgtatatatattctAGTACTATAGaagtttttgttattttatgaaaataactactgtaggctagcctagcctggtGACAGGTCTAGCCTACCATACCAACCACCACCGCCGTCTCCTTTTTTGCTTTTGTGTAGCCTCTCTCTggccctagcctagctagctagcctacaCACAACACCACCGGTCGAACCGGGTCTGCTATGCCTTTCTAGTGTAGGGCCTAGACCTTAAATTATATTCCTAGCCTAGCTAATGTTTGATTAACCTAAGTAAGCATATTTAGtaaaaaattctattttatttttgttttcaaatagaAAGATGATTTATTATTAAGACTGAAAACAAATATTCCGTCCAGgcagtatatatttatttaaagaacaATATGGCAGGTGCTAACATTGGTCTGTCTAGGCTGAGTCGTGGTGTTggagaagaaaagaaaattaaaggTCATCGGAAGCTTGCGGTCTCATTGGAACCTGAggtattttcaatatttatttgaaaatgaaaacGATACTTAACATATGatcttcttattcttattaatatcaataaaaaaaatactacacAGGATTTCTTACATAGCACACCATTTTATTagttattatacatttattttcttcattagTAATTAACTCTAAAACttactaaattaattttaaaatgttcctCTCCAGGATTACTATAACTTGCATGCAAAGAAGTTCTTTCTACCACCAATCCAGCAATCAGCATGGCAAAATGAAAACATACTGAACCGTGAGATGCTGACGCACAAAACATTCACCACAAGAAAAGGTGCCCTGTTGCTGTATGCAGAAGATTTAGCATCCATAGGGGAAGATGGCAATGGTGATGTCAAGAGGAAGAAGGCTCTTGAAGCTGAGGATACCAACTTGTTCAGCAGTACAAATGACTTTTGTAGTGCAATTCTTTCATATGGAGCAAaggtatatatattttctttacttCTATGGTCTtataaagtttgttttaaaaatataattcagtTCAAATACTACTTATAATTTATTCTTCatacgtaaaaaaaaaaaaaaatgttatcccaATAAAACTCTCATACACCAACAGTATCCATGGGACGTTCTTatctataaataaggtgaaatagaaaaataaaatatgttttgacACTAGGCCAACTCTTATGGATTTACTGATAATTAATATTGCATCgaatatgttaatatttttcaGGGAAATGATTCAAGTCCTGTGTTCTTAAATTTTGTGAAAGCAAGGAATAAATTAGGACCAAGACGATCAGTTCGTCCTGGATTTTCGGCCAAGCGGTATATGGCTAACTGGTCTCGCAGTTGGGACGATTCAATTCTCAACAAACTACGTACAAATGGTGAGGAAATAAACATCTATctatttctaaaaaatgttgatataacaTTACGTTTTTTTCATTTAGTATAGCACCTTtctatactactgtactgtacatttcagTGGCGGTTTTATTTaagatccatttttttttatattctatcCTATTAAACTAAAATATGTAGGCCAGTCTGgtataaataagaaaaaagtgACATTATAGACTTCTTCATCAGTACATCTATGGAATTTCTTGTACCAAACCTAAGTAGAGTTTGATGTTTTACAATCGTTGGGGAAATTGCCTCCTGCAGTGCAAATTAAATCCAAGTTTATAGtttatttggtttattttttctaGGAGACATTTGGGATAAGAATTTATTCCAGCCCAATGCTGCTAATCCACATATTTATAGGCGGATTAACGATGACTTGTCACAATACCCGTCACCGTATCATGTGACCAGGAGCATGCTGCTGTCACCTGGAGATGTCCAACAGTATGAGTTTTACAGAATCCGGTCAAATGACGGTAAGTAGTTTTCTTCATTTATCTTGTTTATTACtgattactgtatttttgtttaaagatgtagtgtcccttgaaacacaaaaaaatgaaggtcaaaatattctaaatttaaattggccatatcaaagtaatattaaagttattcactttaagtcgaaaattcgagccaaaaacaacaagtttacgtaagtaacaggtaaattaatttgattacatttcgtctggaaaatcgccacgagcgaaagtaaacaaagatttcaaaccacgagtatgcattatgcatgatgctaattaggattgtttacaactcgttacggttgagaaggtgttctcATACAGATCGTggggaagttttatgattatgcatacagagtagccaaacaagcgcgttgcattatgagatattttttgatcaaaaactttgactggaagtcaaagttattttttgaacaaaaaacgtctgtatttcagttaaattattgttttttcgactaatttttggtgaaatttaataactattatgatacttcaaaatgacccactttttttcgaaatctttttttttttaatttttttttaattagtcaatgggacaatacatctttaagttattACTGTGGTTTGTCTCtctcaaaaaacaaaaa from Antedon mediterranea chromosome 2, ecAntMedi1.1, whole genome shotgun sequence includes:
- the LOC140039530 gene encoding tRNA wybutosine-synthesizing protein 5-like isoform X1 — translated: MKKTTMAKINVCTYDTVTQDIFRSTIYPKRVPAVLKGVKIGECKEKWDKDYLKEVIGKKQVKIHVSPNPQMDFIKKNFCYKTLPFDDFVERAASEKNHECFLSEDEKYYLRSLGDDPRKDISNFQRLFPVLSNDLEIPKFFDTDRFFSSVLRVGSAGVQLWTHYDVMDNILIQVNGRKKVVLFSPKDALNLYLVGDKSEVIDIENADYSKYPLFKNVTWYECILEPGDVLFIPALWFHNVTSLDFGVAVNIFWQHLEPSAYDHKDVYGNKDPLAATKAMQIVDRAITALNNLPDDYKDFYARRIISRIQSKAFSES
- the LOC140039530 gene encoding tRNA wybutosine-synthesizing protein 5-like isoform X2 — protein: MKKTTMAKINVCTYDTVTQDIFRSTIYPKRVPAVLKGVKIGECKEKWDKDYLKEVIGKKQVKIHVSPNPQMDFIKKNFCYKTLPFDDFVERAASEKNHECFLSEDEKYYLRSLGDDPRKDISNFQRLFPVLSNDLEIPKFFDTDRFFSSVLRVGSAGVQLWTHYDVMDNILIQVNGRKKVVLFSPKDALNLYLVGDKSEVIDIENADYSKYPLFKNVTWYECILEPGDVLFIPAWTSELLSIFFGNTWNRLLMIIKMYMETKTH